The Streptomyces sp. NBC_01268 genome window below encodes:
- a CDS encoding ABC transporter permease — MRRHLLRRIPSALLVLLLASFLVFTLIRLVPGDPASSLAGPDATPETVAAIRTRLGLDAPLLGQYVHWLGGLATGDLGPSYAIGGQTADLIGDGLGATVELTLGALLFVVLLGGTFGVLGATARSSWVRGAVRVVTTAALAVPPFVSGVLLVLLFAVVLGVLPPGGRVPILTAPDLGAQYLLLPALCLALPSAAVLGRYLKDGIERALAEDHVRTATAAGIAPRRILWRHALPGALPPVVTLLGMQTGHLLGGAVLVEAIFAWPGLGQLAEQALVRRDYPVVQDLLLLLVTVFVLVQLLTDLVHAWLDPRIRWE, encoded by the coding sequence ATGCGCCGCCACCTCCTCCGGAGGATCCCCTCCGCCCTCCTCGTCCTCCTCCTCGCCTCCTTCCTCGTCTTCACCCTCATCCGGCTCGTCCCCGGCGACCCCGCGAGCTCCCTCGCCGGTCCCGACGCGACACCGGAGACCGTCGCCGCCATCCGCACCCGGCTCGGCCTCGACGCCCCGCTGCTCGGTCAGTACGTCCACTGGCTCGGCGGCCTCGCGACCGGCGACCTCGGCCCCTCGTACGCCATCGGCGGCCAGACCGCCGACCTGATCGGCGACGGACTGGGCGCGACCGTCGAACTCACCCTGGGCGCGCTGCTGTTCGTCGTGCTCCTCGGCGGCACCTTCGGAGTCCTCGGCGCCACAGCCCGCAGCTCCTGGGTGCGCGGTGCGGTGCGGGTCGTCACCACGGCTGCGCTCGCCGTACCGCCGTTCGTCTCCGGAGTCCTGCTGGTCCTGCTCTTCGCCGTCGTCCTCGGCGTGCTGCCGCCGGGCGGCCGGGTCCCGATCCTCACCGCGCCCGACCTGGGGGCGCAGTACCTGCTGCTGCCCGCCCTCTGCCTCGCCCTGCCCAGCGCCGCCGTCCTCGGCCGCTACCTCAAGGACGGCATCGAACGCGCCCTCGCCGAGGACCACGTCCGCACCGCGACCGCCGCCGGCATCGCACCCCGCCGCATCCTGTGGCGCCACGCCCTGCCCGGCGCGCTGCCGCCGGTCGTCACCCTCCTCGGCATGCAGACCGGCCATCTCCTCGGCGGAGCCGTCCTCGTCGAGGCCATCTTCGCCTGGCCCGGCCTCGGCCAGCTCGCCGAACAGGCCCTGGTCCGCCGCGACTACCCCGTCGTCCAGGACCTGCTGCTCCTCCTCGTCACCGTCTTCGTACTCGTCCAACTGCTCACCGACCTCGTGCACGCCTGGCTCGACCCCCGGATCAGGTGGGAGTGA